Proteins from a genomic interval of Urocitellus parryii isolate mUroPar1 unplaced genomic scaffold, mUroPar1.hap1 Scaffold_71, whole genome shotgun sequence:
- the LOC113187928 gene encoding LOW QUALITY PROTEIN: atypical chemokine receptor 3 (The sequence of the model RefSeq protein was modified relative to this genomic sequence to represent the inferred CDS: inserted 1 base in 1 codon): MDMHLFDYTEPGNFSDINWPCNSSNCNLIDTVHCPTMPHKIILLYTLSFIYIFIFVIGMIANSVVVWVNIQAKTTGYDTHCYILNLAIMDLWVVITIPVWVVSLVQDNQWQMGELTCKVTHLTFSVNLVGSIFLLTCMSIDCYLFITYFTSTSSRRKKMVCHIVCVLVWLLALCLSLPXHLKTVVSASTNETYCWSFYPEHSIKEWLIGMELVSVVLGFIVPFSIITVFYFLLSRAISASGDQENQSIWKIIFSYVVVFLVCWLPYHMAVLLDIFSILHYLPFTCQLENMLFTALHVTQSLSLVHCCVNPVLCSFINHKYRYKLMKAFTFQYSAQIGLTQLTNTTRVSETEYLVLEQNSK; this comes from the exons ATGGATATGCATCTCTTTGACTACACAGAGCCAGGAAACTTCTCTGACATTAACTGGCCATGCAACAGCAGCAACTGCAACCTGATTGATACAGTGCACTGCCCAACCATGCCCCACAAAATCATCCTACTCTACACACTTTccttcatttacattttcatctTCGTGATCGGCATGATTGCCAACTCTGTGGTAGTCTGGGTGAACATCCAGGCCAAGACCACAGGCTATGACACCCACTGCTACATCTTGAACCTTGCCATCATGGACCTGTGGGTGGTCATCACCATCCCCGTCTGGGTGGTCAGCCTGGTGCAGGACAACCAGTGGCAAATGGGCGAGCTTACCTGCAAGGTCACGCACCTCACCTTCTCTGTCAACCTCGTTGGCAGCATCTTCCTCCTCACATGCATGAGCATCGACTGCTACCTCTTCATCACCTACTTCACCAGCACCTCCAGCCGCAGGAAGAAGATGGTGTGCCACATCGTGTGCGTTCTGGTGTGGCTGCTGGCCTTGTGCTTGTCTCTGC AACACCTGAAGACTGTGGTGTCTGCTTCCACCAACGAGACCTACTGCTGGTCGTTCTACCCTGAGCACAGCATCAAGGAATGGCTGATAGGCATGGAGCTTGTCTCTGTTGTCTTGGGCTTCATTGTCCCCTTCTCCATCATCACTGTCTTCTACTTCCTACTCTCCAGGGCCATCTCAGCCTCTGGTGATCAGGAGAATCAGAGTATCTGGAAGATCATCTTTTCCTATGTGGTGGTCTTCCTTGTGTGCTGGCTCCCCTATCACATGGCAGTGCTGCTGGACATCTTCTCCATTCTGCACTACCTCCCCTTCACCTGCCAGCTGGAGAACATGCTCTTCACAGCACTACATGTCACACAGAGCCTGTCCCTGGTGCACTGCTGTGTCAATCCTGTGCTCTGCAGTTTCATCAACCACAAGTACAGGTACAAGCTGATGAAGGCCTTCACCTTTCAGTATTCTGCCCAAATAGGCCTCACCCAGCTCACCAACACCACCAGAGTGTCAGAGACAGAGTACTTAGTGCTGGAGCAAAACTCCAAATGA